A region from the Aegilops tauschii subsp. strangulata cultivar AL8/78 chromosome 5, Aet v6.0, whole genome shotgun sequence genome encodes:
- the LOC109779812 gene encoding uncharacterized protein, whose translation MSACPSLTLSCDNLSCNIWFCCGSAKDPEPYPPTQSHVVTAPPPSVQAPYYKPPSELVPPHQVSPARAPPPAMQAPYYQPPSDLVPPHQVSPARAPQTPSTVTTPHVPVQPFNRAREPPAPAATLIPAAVPSKRCEPPQPAPRPPAPPNETREQRVMPLPARLPSRKYEPPTPQAPPPVTVTSQPSARTTWPPRVKSKTYEYDDAGVPPAVSLPPPSTPIAPRDHGSRYPPAPHPHPGDTEPRVESYSQAASLHQEYY comes from the coding sequence ATGTCCGCATGTCCATCTCTTACCCTCTCCTGCGACAACCTCTCCTGCAACATCTGGTTCTGCTGCGGCAGTGCCAAAGATCCTGAACCTTATCCGCCGACGCAGTCACATGTCGTGACGGCGCCGCCGCCTTCTGTGCAAGCGCCTTATTATAAGCCGCCGTCAGAATTGGTGCCTCCTCATCAGGTGTCGCCGGCACGGGCGCCGCCGCCTGCCATGCAAGCGCCTTATTATCAGCCGCCGTCAGACTTGGTGCCTCCTCATCAGGTGTCGCCGGCGCGGGCGCCTCAGACGCCGTCAACGGTGACGACTCCTCATGTGCCCGTACAACCCTTCAACAGGGCGCGTGAGCCACCGGCGCCTGCGGCGACACTAATTCCTGCCGCCGTGCCATCCAAGAGATGCGAGCCGCCTCAGCCAGCGCCTCGTCCGCCGGCGCCGCCCAACGAGACGCGTGAGCAGCGAGTAATGCCATTGCCTGCCCGCCTGCCATCCAGGAAATACGAGCCGCCAACGCCGCAAGCGCCACCGCCTGTTACTGTCACGTCGCAACCGTCTGCACGGACAACATGGCCTCCCCGTGTAAAGTCCAAGACGTACGAGTACGACGACGCCGGCGTGCCACCGGCCGTGTCGTTGCCGCCTCCGTCGACACCAATAGCTCCTCGTGATCATGGGTCACGATACCCACCGGCGCCTCACCCTCATCCCGGCGACACGGAGCCCCGCGTCGAATCTTATTCGCAAGCGGCAAGCCTCCATCAAGAATACTATTAG